A single genomic interval of Pyrus communis chromosome 7, drPyrComm1.1, whole genome shotgun sequence harbors:
- the LOC137739902 gene encoding protein CHUP1, chloroplastic-like, which translates to MMVGGKNRDIKPLLLKVGVAFALSFAGFLFSRLKTRKMKPSLPSPRSSCSSDKESEVDLAVRPRRKDDLNAARKSHSSCNSEKYDEMHMPKVCNVNCTSSVSPCSKHGGGKDGLLLPVFNELVEEFDFGAANSGFSPRKNVETPRSDADTPKAYRSDMDEYEQEIRHLRNTVRSLRERERSLEVQLLEYYGLKEQETAVMELQNQLKINGMEAKLFSLKIQSLEADNRRLESQVADHAKVVAELEATRAKIKILKKKLRFEAEQNKEQILALKKRVEKFHDSEAADSNSDIQLKLRRIKDLEDEAEELKKSNLKLQLENSELARSLESTQILANSILEDPEAEALKEMSKRLRQENDDLTKEIQQLHVDRCSDVEELVYLRWINACLRYELRNYKPQSGKTVARDLSKSLSPRSEKKAKQLIVEYANTEGFGDKSIDFDSEQWSSSQASFFTDSPEFDDFSVDNSSATKTNMSSKTKLFSKLRRLIQGKDTPYHNQAVSTEKTGYAEDNESPSPFFSSSKSLAAYGGQEGQSNIFATSFHSSSKASLDLPRWRSPKEQDPKDVRRAQRHSDVGTPSGYKTFSREGSADFPLKDRSDQGSDSTEKAELVKYAEALVNSRGATPNVHRKSASAS; encoded by the exons atGATGGTTGGGGGAAAGAACAGGGACATTAAGCCCCTTTTGTTGAAAGTTGGGGTGGCTTTTGCTCTCTCATTTGCTGGATTTCTCTTTTCTCGTCTCAAAACCAGAAAGATGAAGCCCTCCCTGCCTTCACCACGCTCTTCGTGCTCCTCGG ATAAAGAAAGTGAAGTTGATTTGGCAGTGAGGCCTCGGCGGAAGGATGACCTTAATGCCGCAAGGAAATCACACAGTTCATGCAATTCGGAAAAATAT GACGAGATGCACATGCCAAAGGTCTGTAATGTTAATTGCACGTCCAGTGTTTCTCCATGCAGCAAACACGGTGGAGGCAAAGATGGGTTACTCTTACCAGTGTTCAATGAGCTTGTGGAGGAATTTGACTTTGGTGCTGCAAATTCTGGGTTTTCTCCAAGGAAGAATGTCGAAACTCCTAGGTCAGATGCAGACACTCCCAAAGCATATCGATCAGATATGGATGAATATGAGCAAGAAATCAGACACCTCAGAAACACAGTTAGATCGCTTCGAGAGAGGGAGCGGAGTCTTGAAGTCCAGTTGCTCGAGTACTATGGCCTTAAGGAGCAGGAGACTGCTGTTATGGAGCTCCAAAACCAGTTGAAGATAAATGGTATGGAGGCTAAGCTTTTCTCTCTCAAGATTCAGTCCTTAGAGGCAGATAACCGAAGACTGGAGTCACAAGTGGCCGATCATGCAAAGGTGGTGGCTGAGCTTGAGGCTACTAGGGCAAAAATTAAGATTCTAAAGAAGAAACTCAGATTTGAAGCTGAACAGAACAAAGAACAGATATTAGCTCTGAAGAAAAGAGTAGAGAAGTTTCACGATAGCGAAGCTGCTGATAGTAATTCAGATATTCAATTGAAGTTGAGAAGGATAAAAGATTTGGAGGATGAAGCTGAAGAGTTGAAAAAGTCTAATTTGAAATTGCAACTCGAAAATTCTGAATTGGCACGGAGCCTAGAGTCCACACAAATCCTTGCAAATTCTATCTTGGAAGATCCGGAG GCAGAAGCATTGAAGGAAATGAGTAAGCGTTTAAGACAAGAAAATGACGACTTGACAAAGGAAATTCAGCAACTCCATGTTGATCGGTGTTCTGATGTTGAAGAATTAGTTTACCTCCGGTGGATAAATGCTTGCTTACGCTACGAACTGCGGAATTATAAGCCCCAATCTGGTAAAACAGTGGCAAGGGACTTAAGTAAATCATTAAGCCCAAGATCAGAGAAGAAAGCCAAGCAGCTAATAGTTGAATATGCAAACACTGAAGGATTCGGGGATAAGAGCATTGATTTTGATTCTGAACAATGGTCATCCTCCCAAGCTTCATTTTTCACAGATTCCCCTGAGTTTGATGACTTTTCTGTCGACAATTCATCTGCTACAAAAACCAACATGTCGAGTAAAACCAAATTGTTTAGCAAGCTTAGGAGACTCATACAGGGAAAAGACACTCCTTACCACAACCAGGCTGTGTCAACAGAGAAAACTGGATATGCAGAAGATAACGAGTCTCCATCTCCATTTTTCAGTTCAAGTAAATCACTAGCAGCTTATGGTGGACAAGAGGGTCAAAGTAACATATTTGCAACTTCGTTTCATAGTTCATCGAAAGCTTCTTTAGACCTTCCCAGATGGAGAAGTCCAAAGGAACAGGATCCCAAGGATGTACGCAGGGCTCAAAGGCATAGTGACGTGGGAACCCCCTCCGGGTATAAGACCTTCAGCAGGGAGGGTTCTGCGGATTTCCCACTCAAAGATCGATCAGACCAAGGCTCAGACTCTACTGAGAAAGCTGAGCTGGTGAAGTATGCAGAAGCTTTGGTAAACTCTCGTGGCGCGACCCCGAATGTACACAGAAAATCAGCATCAGCATCGTAG
- the LOC137739518 gene encoding GDSL esterase/lipase APG-like, which produces MESLFLRAAAFGLVLAFSFVIGGNYAQESTTLVPAIMTFGDSAVDVGNNDYLPTIFKANYPPYGRDFVSHQPTGRFCNGKLATDITADTLGFTTYPPAYLSPQASGKNLLIGANFASAASGYDEKAATLNHAIPLSQQLQYYKEYQTKLAKVAGSKKAASIVKDALYLLSAGNSDFLQNYYVNPFVNKVYTPDQYGSILVGVFQGFVKDLYHLGARKIGVTSLPPLGCLPAAITLFGNHEQGCVARINSDAQGFNKKINSAAGNLQKQLSGLKIVIFDIYKPLYDAIKAPANYGFTEARRGCCGTGIVETTSLLCNPKSIGTCSNATQYVFWDSVHPSEAANQVLADALILQGISLIG; this is translated from the exons ATGGAAAGCCTTTTCTTGAGAGCAGCagcttttggtttggttttggcttTTTCGTTTGTGATTGGAGGAAATTATGCACAAGAGTCAACCACACTTGTTCCGGCAATCATGACGTTTGGAGACTCTGCAGTTGATGTGGGCAACAATGACTACCTCCCTACCATTTTCAAGGCTAATTACCCTCCTTATGGAAGGGACTTTGTGAGCCATCAGCCTACTGGGAGGTTTTGCAATGGCAAACTGGCAACTGACATCACTG CTGACACTCTGGGGTTCACTACTTATCCGCCGGCGTATCTTAGCCCACAAGCATCAGGGAAAAACCTTCTGATCGGTGCCAACTTCGCTTCAGCTGCATCCGGTTACGATGAAAAGGCAGCAACCTTAAAC CATGCAATCCCATTGTCCCAGCAGCTGCAATATTACAAGGAATACCAGACAAAGCTTGCCAAGGTAGCAGGCAGCAAGAAAGCGGCATCGATCGTCAAGGATGCTCTCTATTTACTGAGTGCAGGAAACAGTGACTTTCTTCAGAATTACTATGTCAACCCTTTTGTTAACAAAGTCTACACTCCTGACCAGTATGGCTCCATCCTTGTTGGTGTCTTCCAAGGCTTCGTTAAG GATTTGTATCACTTGGGAGCCAGGAAGATCGGTGTGACCTCACTCCCTCCATTGGGTTGCCTTCCGGCTGCAATCACCTTATTTGGAAACCATGAGCAAGGATGCGTCGCTAGAATCAACTCTGATGCCCAAGGGTTTAACAAGAAGATAAACTCCGCAGCAGGAAATCTCCAAAAACAACTTTCCGGTCTTAAAATCGTCATCTTCGACATTTACAAGCCGCTCTATGATGCCATTAAAGCCCCAGCAAATTACG GATTCACCGAAGCGAGGAGAGGTTGCTGTGGAACGGGAATTGTAGAGACAACATCACTGCTGTGCAACCCCAAGTCGATCGGAACTTGTTCTAATGCGACTCAATACGTGTTTTGGGACAGCGTCCATCCGTCTGAAGCCGCTAACCAAGTTCTAGCCGATGCATTGATCCTCCAAGGCATCTCCCTCATTGGATAA